Genomic window (Streptosporangium brasiliense):
CCGTTGGCCAGGCAGAGCGCGAGCAGTCCGGAGGCCGCCTGCCGCTCGTCGGCGCCCACCGCGCGGAGACCGGCCAGCACCACGGCGAAGGAACTGGCGAAGCCGACCAGCGCGGTCACCACACCGGCCAGCATGGGTTGCAGCAGGCGATTCATCGTGTTCTCCTCAGCGTGTTCCGTATACGGAACGTACATCGTGCTGCACGATAGCCTCATGGAGTCCGGCGCACAAAATTCCCGTTCCGCCCAGGAGGCCAGAACACCGGGCGTAGGCCAGCGGATCCGCAGGTTGCGCGAGGAGCGCGGCATATCGCTCTCCGAGCTGGCCCGGCGCGCGGGCATCGGCAAGGCCACGCTCTCCGGCCTGGAGAACGGCACCCGCAATCCCACCCTGGACACGCTCTGGGCGGTCACCGCCCAGCTCGGCGTGCCGCTGGCGCTGGCCGTGGGGGAGAGCGGCCCCGTCCCTCACGGCACCGCCGTGGAGGGCGTGCTGCTCCAGGTCTTCGAGGACGAGTCCGTCACCTACGAGCTCTACCGGCTGACGATCCCGGCGGGGGCCACGCAGGTCTCCCCCGCCCACCACGAGGGCGTCACCGAGCACATCACGGTCTTCGCCGGAGTGCTGAGCGCCGGCCCGCAGGACGCCCCCCTCCAGGCCGGACCGGGCGAGCATCTCACCTGGCGCTCAGACGTCCCGCACATCTACTCGGCGGTCGGCGGCCAGGACGTCCACGCCAGCCTGCTCATGCGCTACCCCCGCCCCCGGTCACTGCGACAACCCCAATAAATTCTCAAAAATCCCTAAAAGTAATATTGGCCCCATGACACCACGGCCCACGGCAGTGCTGTTCTGGGCCACCGGTGTGCTGGCCTATGTCATCGCGGTCTTCCACCGCCAGTCCCTCGGCGTCTCCAGCATCGAGGCCGCCGCGCGGCTCGGTGTCGGCGCGGCCGGGCTGTCCACCCTCGCCATGCTGCAGCTGCTGGTCTACGCGGCCATGCAGGTGCCCGTCGGGGTCCTGGTCGACCGGCTCGGTTCCAAGCGCATGCTCGTCGCCGGAGCCGCCGTGATGACCTGCGGCGAGCTGGTCTTCGCGCTGTCGGAGGGGCTGCTCACCGGGATCGCCGGCCGGGCGCTGATCGGCTGCGGCGACGCCATGACGTTCATCAGCGTGATCCGGCTGGTCAACCTCCACTTCTCGGCCCGCCGCAACCCGTTGATGGTCCAGCTCACCGGACTGATCGGGCAGCTCGGCGCGATCGCCTCCGCGGTGCCGCTGATCCAGTCCCTGCACGCCTACGGCTGGACGGCCACCTTCCTGGGCGCCGCGGGCCTGGGCGTGCTGTCGGTGCTGCTGCTGCTCACGGTGCTGCGCGACTCCCGCCCGGAGCGGACGGGACAGCCCCCCAGCCTGAAGGCCGCCTGGGCCGAGCCCGGCACCCGCCTGGGCATGTGGACCCACGCGGCCACCCAGTGCTCGGCGGCCGCGTTCCTGCTGCTGTGGGGCTACCCGTTCCTGGTCCAGGGGCAGGGCCTCGCCCCCGCCACGGCCGGCGTGCTGCTGTCCACGCTGACCCTGTGCGGCATGGCGTGCGGACCGCTGCTCGGCTATCTCGCCGGGCGCTTCCCCTTCCACCGCTCCCGCATGGTGCTCATCGTGATCGGCACCACCGCCGCGGCGTGGACCGCCGTGCTGGCCTGGCCCGGCCGCGCGCCGCTCTGGCTGCTCGTCGTTCTCGTGGTGGTGCTCGCGGCCAACGGCCCGGGGTCGATGATCGGCTTCGACTACGCCAGGACCTTCAACCCGGCCGCCCGGATCGGCGCGGCCACCGGCATCGTGAACGGCGGCGGCTTCGTCGCGAGCATGGCGGTGATCGCCCTGGTCGGCGTCACCCTCGACCTGGTCGGGGAGACCGGCCTGGAGGCGTTCCGCTGGGCCTTCGCCGTGCAGTACCCGATCTGGGCGCTGGGCGCGGTCCAGGTCCTCCGCTACCGGGGCAAGGCCCGGCGCCTGCTGCTCTCGGCCCAGCCGAGCGCCCAGCCGAGCGCCTGACCGAGTGCCCAGCCGAGTACCGAGCCGAGCGCCTGACGAGCGACTGGCGAGCGCTTGTCGAGCACCTGGCGAGGGCCCGGACGGCGAGCGCCTGCCCGGCGGACCCGGACGGCGAGGGCTCACCGGCGGGAGCCGGGACACACACCTGGCGGGAGGCCACCGGTAGGAGCCGGGCTACGCCTGGCGACCCACCGGCGGGAGCCGGGCTACGCCTGGCGGGAGGCCACCTGAGGGAGCACGGTGAAGGGCTCGGCGAAGTGGGCGGTGGCGATCATCCCCCGCTCGGCCCTGACCCGCTCCAGCAGCTCCTTCCGCGTCGCGGCGGCGAGCACGGGATCGGCGTCGTAGAGGTAGGTCACCGCCGGGTCGGCCAGCTGCACCGGGTGCAGCACCACGTCGCCGGTCAGCACCAGCTCGCCCACCTGGACGACCTGGTGGCCCGGGGTGTGCCCCGGCGTGTGGAACACCCTGATGCCGGGCAGCACGTCCGCCTGGCCGTCCACCACCTGCACCCGCTCGCCCAGCGGCCGGACCACGTGGTCGAGGACCGCCTCGGCGGCCGCGTCGACCTCGGCCCGCTGGAAGACGTGCCGGGCGTTGGGGAAGACGGGCACCCCGCCGATCACGGCCCCGCTCGCGTGGTCGCTGTGCAGGTGCGTGATGACCACCGCGTCCACCTCCTCGGGGGCCACCCCCACCCGGGCGAGCTCGGCGCCGAGCGCTCCGGGGACCGGCGCCCAGCTCGCCGCCGGCGAGTCCTCCGGGCCGACCCCGGTGTCCACCAGCACGGTCCGGCCCACCGCGTCACGCAGCAGGTAGCAGTGGAAGTGCAGGATCCATTCGTCGGACTCCCCGTGACAGCCGCCGGGGAACATCTCCGGCAGCGGACGCCTGATCGAGTCCCCCATCGGTCCTACGGCGTCACACAGGGGGAACACTTCGACGCCCCCGACTGTTATGGACTGATGTGGCATCCGGTCTCCTGTTCGGCACGGATTGACGGTGCTACCGTAATGGTGGGCGTGACGCACTGCAGGCTGAGCCGCGTGCGATGATCCGCCCCTTTTACCCCATTTTTTACCGCATCTGCTCCGGCACGCGGTCCCCCCTGCGAGAGGTCGATCATGACTTTTCGCCTGTGAAAGGTCCCTTATGACCACCGAAACCACCACCCGAAAGCGTCCACGCCCTCCGCAGCCGCGTGAGAGCGACGCCTACACCGAGACCGTGGCCGGCCTGCTCGACGTCCGCGACAGAACCGGCTACCTCCGCACCCGCGGCTACCTCCCCGGCCCCGACGACGTGCGCGTGCCCCACGCCCAGATCAGGCAGTACGGCCTGCGCCCCGGCGACCACGTCGTCGCCACCGCCCGCACGCCGTACGAGAGACTGGTCGAGGTGGAGAGCGTCAACGGCTCCACCGACTGGCGGCGGCGGCCCGACTTCGCGGACATGACGCCCATCCACCCGCGCGAGCGGCTCCGCCTGGAGACCGAGTCGGTGACCACCAGGGTCGTCGACCTGTTCGCGCCGGTCGGCAAGGGCCAGCGCGGCCTGATCGTCGCCCCGCCGAAGGCGGGCAAGACCATGGTCCTGCGGGACCTGGCCGCCGCGATCACCCGCAACCATCCGGACTGCCACCTCATGGTCGTGCTCGTCGGCGAGCGCCCCGAGGAGGTCACCGAGATGCGCGAGTCCGTCCACGGTGAGGTGGCCGCCTCCACGTTCGACCGCCCCGACCGCGACCACACCGCCCTGGCCGAGCTCGCCGTCGAGCGCGCCAAGCGCCTCGCCGAGAGCGGCCGCGACGTCGTCGTCCTGCTGGACTCCCTGACCCGTCTCGGCCGCGCCTACAACAACCTCGCCCCCGGCGGCGGGCGCACCCTCGCCGGCGGCCTCGACGCCGCGGCCCTGCTCCCCCCGCGCCGCTTCTTCGGCGCCGCGCGCAACCTCCGCGACGGCGGCTCGCTGACGATCCTCGCCACCGCCCTGGTCGAGACCGGCTCCCGGATGGACGACAACCTCTTCGAGGAGTTCAAGGGCACCGGCAACATGGAGCTGCGCCTCAGCCGCGCCCTCGCCGAGAAGCGCCTCTACCCCGCCGTCGACCTCGACGCCTCCGGCACCCGGCGCGAGGAGATCCTCCTCGACCCGCGTGAGCACCAGCTCACCTGGCGGCTGCGCCGCACCCTGGGCGGCCTGGACCGGCAGCAGGCGTTGGAGCTCCTCACCGACCGGCTCCGCGAGACCCCCTCCAACGCCGCCTTCCTCCAGCAGGTCCAGCAGACCACCTGACCCCGGCGGGTCAGGCGGGTCCGGCC
Coding sequences:
- a CDS encoding MFS transporter; this encodes MTPRPTAVLFWATGVLAYVIAVFHRQSLGVSSIEAAARLGVGAAGLSTLAMLQLLVYAAMQVPVGVLVDRLGSKRMLVAGAAVMTCGELVFALSEGLLTGIAGRALIGCGDAMTFISVIRLVNLHFSARRNPLMVQLTGLIGQLGAIASAVPLIQSLHAYGWTATFLGAAGLGVLSVLLLLTVLRDSRPERTGQPPSLKAAWAEPGTRLGMWTHAATQCSAAAFLLLWGYPFLVQGQGLAPATAGVLLSTLTLCGMACGPLLGYLAGRFPFHRSRMVLIVIGTTAAAWTAVLAWPGRAPLWLLVVLVVVLAANGPGSMIGFDYARTFNPAARIGAATGIVNGGGFVASMAVIALVGVTLDLVGETGLEAFRWAFAVQYPIWALGAVQVLRYRGKARRLLLSAQPSAQPSA
- a CDS encoding MBL fold metallo-hydrolase — protein: MGDSIRRPLPEMFPGGCHGESDEWILHFHCYLLRDAVGRTVLVDTGVGPEDSPAASWAPVPGALGAELARVGVAPEEVDAVVITHLHSDHASGAVIGGVPVFPNARHVFQRAEVDAAAEAVLDHVVRPLGERVQVVDGQADVLPGIRVFHTPGHTPGHQVVQVGELVLTGDVVLHPVQLADPAVTYLYDADPVLAAATRKELLERVRAERGMIATAHFAEPFTVLPQVASRQA
- a CDS encoding helix-turn-helix domain-containing protein; amino-acid sequence: MLHDSLMESGAQNSRSAQEARTPGVGQRIRRLREERGISLSELARRAGIGKATLSGLENGTRNPTLDTLWAVTAQLGVPLALAVGESGPVPHGTAVEGVLLQVFEDESVTYELYRLTIPAGATQVSPAHHEGVTEHITVFAGVLSAGPQDAPLQAGPGEHLTWRSDVPHIYSAVGGQDVHASLLMRYPRPRSLRQPQ